From Solibacillus isronensis, the proteins below share one genomic window:
- a CDS encoding TlyA family RNA methyltransferase: MTKQKKERVDVMLVERGLCETREKAKRSIMAGLVFSNEIRIDKAGEKIEIDAPLQVKGSQLKYVSRGGLKLEKALEIFDLSVEGKLMLDIGSSTGGFTDCALQNGARHCYALDVGSNQLAWKIRSDERVTVMEKTNFRYTKPEDLVEGLPSFATIDVSFISLSLILPVLKTVLVQGGDVMALVKPQFEAGRENVGKKGIVREPKVHLAVLEETAKMATEIGFVVKDASFSPITGGEGNIEFLFHLYNSHDGEEVEAFTNFEQVVKEAHMQLK; encoded by the coding sequence ATGACAAAGCAAAAAAAAGAACGAGTAGATGTAATGCTTGTTGAACGCGGGTTATGTGAGACGCGTGAAAAGGCAAAGCGCTCGATTATGGCTGGTCTCGTGTTCTCAAACGAAATCCGCATTGATAAAGCAGGGGAAAAGATCGAAATCGATGCACCGCTGCAAGTAAAAGGTTCACAGTTAAAATATGTGTCACGAGGCGGATTGAAGCTGGAAAAGGCACTTGAAATTTTTGATCTATCTGTAGAAGGTAAGCTAATGCTTGATATCGGCTCTTCAACAGGCGGATTTACGGATTGTGCACTACAAAACGGTGCGCGTCACTGCTATGCACTGGATGTTGGATCAAACCAGCTTGCATGGAAAATCCGTTCAGATGAGCGTGTAACGGTTATGGAAAAAACAAATTTCCGTTACACAAAGCCGGAAGATTTAGTAGAAGGCTTACCAAGTTTCGCGACAATCGATGTTTCATTCATTTCGCTATCGTTGATTCTACCTGTATTAAAAACGGTTTTAGTGCAAGGTGGCGATGTTATGGCACTTGTAAAGCCGCAATTCGAAGCAGGTCGTGAAAATGTAGGGAAAAAAGGTATTGTACGGGAGCCGAAAGTCCATCTAGCTGTTTTGGAAGAAACAGCAAAAATGGCAACGGAAATCGGATTTGTCGTAAAGGATGCTTCGTTTTCACCAATAACGGGCGGGGAAGGGAATATTGAATTTTTATTCCACTTATATAATTCGCATGACGGTGAGGAAGTTGAAGCCTTCACAAACTTCGAACAAGTCGTAAAAGAAGCGCATATGCAGCTGAAATAA
- the ahrC gene encoding transcriptional regulator AhrC/ArgR, which yields MNKGQRHIRIRDIITNNEIETQDDLVDQLKNAGYNVTQATVSRDIKELHLVKVPLQDGRYKYSLPADQRFNPIQKLHRSLADAFVSIDGASHFLVMKTLPGNANAIGSLLDHLDWSEILGTICGDDTILIMCRTEDEREEIKNRLLDML from the coding sequence GTGAACAAAGGACAGCGCCATATACGCATCCGTGATATTATTACAAATAACGAAATCGAGACACAGGACGATTTAGTCGATCAGCTGAAAAATGCCGGGTACAACGTCACTCAAGCAACGGTTTCACGAGATATTAAAGAACTGCATTTAGTTAAAGTACCGTTACAGGACGGTCGTTATAAATATAGTTTACCAGCAGACCAACGTTTCAACCCAATTCAAAAATTGCATCGTTCGTTGGCAGATGCTTTCGTTTCGATTGATGGAGCGTCGCACTTTTTAGTAATGAAAACGTTGCCAGGGAATGCGAATGCAATCGGTTCATTATTGGATCATCTGGACTGGTCGGAAATTTTAGGTACGATTTGTGGGGACGATACGATTTTAATCATGTGTCGAACAGAGGACGAACGTGAAGAAATAAAAAATCGCTTATTAGATATGCTGTAA